A region of the Sphingomonas sp. S2-65 genome:
TCATCTATGATCCGAAGCTCAAGCCGTACGAGCAGGCCTATGACAAGCAGGGCGGGCGCAGCGGCACGCCCGACGATCGCTGGGCCTTCACCAGCAAGGCGTCGGCGCTCGACTATGGCTCGGCCGCCGCGCTCGCCGCGAGCTACCGGGCCTGGAAGGACCGCGATGCGGCCTTCGCCAAGCGCTGCCTCGACCTTGCGCAGAAGATCTGGACCGACGAGCACAGCCACGCGCCCGACATGTTCCAGCATGGAAACACCACCGGCGGCCCGCTGGAGGTGGAGGAATTCACTGCCGCGGTGGAGCTGCTCGTCTCCACTGGCGACAAGCGCTATGCCGAGCGCGTGCAGGCGCTGACGCCAGCGATGCTGCGAAGCTTCGCCTTCACCGCGACGACCATGGCCAAGGCCATCCCGTACATGCCGGCGAGCTACCGAACTGCACTCGAGCCCGCAGCCCGCGAATGGGCCGCCAAGGCGCAGGCGGCGCTGAAAGAGAATCCCTTTGGCGTGCCCATCACCACCGGCGGCTGGGCCGGCAGCGGCGCGGTGCTGAACTTCGGCCTGACCGCCTATGCGCTGCATCGGGCCTTTCCGGATATCGTCGACACCGCGCCGGTGACGCGCGCGCTCGACTTCCTGCACGGGCATCACCCGGCGTCGGATCGCTCCTTCGTCTCCGGCGTGGGCGCGGTGTCGAAGGAAGTGGCCTATGGCAGCAACCGCGCCGACTTCTCCTTCATCCCCGGCGGCGTGGTGCCCGGAGTCCTGCTGCTCAAGCCGGACTATCCGGAGAACCGTGACGACTGGCCGTTCTTCTGGGGCGAGAACGAATATGTCGTGCCCGAAGGCGCCATGTACATCGCGCTCGCCAATGCAGGATCGCAGCTCACTCAGCGCAGCAGGTGACCCGCAAACACATAGAGAGCCCAAGCAAACGGGGCTGAACGACAGGAGAGGTCTAGTGGCGAACAGCATCAACCAGCGAGCATCAGGCAGCCCGCGCAGCTTCCTCCGGCGGCGTGCCGCCTTGGTCGGTGCTGCACTCGCCTGTGCACTGTCCGTCCCGGCTTTCGCGCAGGACGACAAGATGCGCCCGATCGAGATCCCGGCGCAGCCTAATGCAATCGAGCTTGGCACCGGTCCGCTTCCGGGCGGAAACACGCCCGAATCCTGGCACAGCCAATATGGCAGCGTCTTCGCCCGCAACGTGGTGGTCGCGACGCTCACGCCGTTCCTCCCCGATCCTGCCAAGGCGACCGGCACGGCGGTAGTCGTCGCGCCCGGCGGCGGCTTCCGCACCCTGTCAATGGAAAATGAAGGCTGGGACGTCGCCAGGGCGCTTGCCGCAAAGGGTGTTGCCGCCTTCGTCATCAAATATCGCCTGAACCAAACCCCGCGGGAGATGGCTGCCTTTGAGAAATCGATGGCAGAGATGTTCTCCACCACCGCGGCACGCCCGCCCCGGCCCAATCCCGAGCAGATGATGGCCGGCCTTGCGCCGCAGATTGCCGACGCGCGGGCTGCCTTTGCGCTGATCCGACGCCGTGCGACCGAATGGCGCGTCGACCCGAACCGCGTGGGCATGGTCGGCTTTTCTGCCGGTGCGATGCTCACCATGGCTACCGCGATGGCAGGACAGGATGCCAAGCCGGCATTCATCGCCAACATCTACGGCCCGCTCGCCAGCGTCACCGTTCCCGCCGACGCGCCGCCGCTCTTCGTGGCACTGGCTTCCGACGATCCCTTTTTCGCGAACGGCGGCTTCGGCCTGATCGACTCCTGGAAGGCGGCGAAGAGGCCCGTCGAGTTCCACCTCTACGAACAGGGCGGGCACGGCTTTGGCATGTATCCAAAGACGACGACCAGCACCGGCTGGTTCAACGCCTTCGCCAGCTGGATGACCATGCACGGCTGGATGAAGCCGGCCGAATGACGGTAGGGTAAGC
Encoded here:
- a CDS encoding alpha/beta hydrolase, producing MANSINQRASGSPRSFLRRRAALVGAALACALSVPAFAQDDKMRPIEIPAQPNAIELGTGPLPGGNTPESWHSQYGSVFARNVVVATLTPFLPDPAKATGTAVVVAPGGGFRTLSMENEGWDVARALAAKGVAAFVIKYRLNQTPREMAAFEKSMAEMFSTTAARPPRPNPEQMMAGLAPQIADARAAFALIRRRATEWRVDPNRVGMVGFSAGAMLTMATAMAGQDAKPAFIANIYGPLASVTVPADAPPLFVALASDDPFFANGGFGLIDSWKAAKRPVEFHLYEQGGHGFGMYPKTTTSTGWFNAFASWMTMHGWMKPAE